The Nitrospinota bacterium genome segment ATCGTGGGGGTGACATTCGCCACTACAGTCGGTGTGTAGAAGTATCCGCGTGGCATATCCGCCGGGCGCGAACCCCCCACCAGCACCTCGGCCCCGGGTGGGTCGCTGCTCATCGTGATCGACGCCCAGTTCGGCGTTAGTTCGGCCACCAGATGCTGGCGCTCACCGCCGCCGATGACATCCAGCTCGCGAACTTCGGCCAGGAATCGTTCCGCGACGAACTCGATCATCGAAAACAGCGGCTGAATAATGGCCCAGCCGATGCCGATGGCCGACTGCGCGTAGCGGACCTTGATGCTTCGCCAGATGAGGAAGCGGAACAGGTCGCGATAGGCGTAGAGTTCTTTCAGATCAAGTAACCGCCACCCGGAGCGCGCCTCGATGACGGTGATGGGGACGTCTGGCGAAGCCGCCACGATTTCAGCCGACGGAGAGAAACCCAACGCGTCAACCGTCGTAGCGGATTCGGTTCCTGAGTCTTCAACTGCGGTTTGCATGTTTCGCGTTCAATACAATAAGGAGAGG includes the following:
- a CDS encoding aldehyde dehydrogenase family protein, which encodes MQTAVEDSGTESATTVDALGFSPSAEIVAASPDVPITVIEARSGWRLLDLKELYAYRDLFRFLIWRSIKVRYAQSAIGIGWAIIQPLFSMIEFVAERFLAEVRELDVIGGGERQHLVAELTPNWASITMSSDPPGAEVLVGGSRPADMPRGYFYTPTVVANVTPTMRLHTEEIFGPVLTLFRARDFDEALELANASPYRLTGGVYSRDPAHLEAARRSFRVGNLYINRPITGALVGRQPFGGFGMSGVGSKAGGPDYLLQFLEPVTISENTIRRGFAPTPQPEDSASGRLRDV